AGCAGCAACTCAGTTAGCCGGTGTTTTAGCCAATGTCAGCCCAGAACAAGAACAAGCATTAGCTGATTACGGCAAATATCTCGGCACAGCTTTTCAATTAACCGATGACTTACTTGATTATACGGCTAACGCCGATGAACTAGGTAAAAATATTGGCGATGATCTTGCTGAAGGCAAACCTACATTACCGTTAATTTATGCCATGGAAAATGGTTCTGACACGGCTAAAAAGCTTATTAGGCAAGCAATTGAGCAAAGCGATGGCACTAAAGCTATTGATGAGATATTAGTGGCGTTAGAGGAGTCTGGAGCATTGATTTATACTCAAGAAAAGGCTCAAGTTGAAGCGCAGAAAGCGATTGATGCACTCAGTATTTTTCCAGATAACAGTTATAAACAAGCATTAATTTCACTCGCTCATTTGTCAGTTAATCGCAGTAGTTAACGGTAATTTGCGTTTGAATGGTTAATATAGGTTCATTTTTGAAGACTATATTTTTCTGATAATAATATTAATAAAAAAGGTGTGAATTTAATATTCACACCTTTTTTATAATCAAATCTGCCAATTTATTGGTTTGCTGCCCTGCTCAATTAACAATCGATTTATACTTGAAAAATGACCACAACCAAAAAAGCCACGATAAGCCGATAACGGTGATGGATGAGGACCGTTCAGCACATGGTGATGAGAGGCTGTGATAAGCCGACCTTTCTTAATTGCATGATTGCCCCAACAGACAACTATAATCGGTGACGCTTGTTGATCTAACTGCTTTAGTACACTGTCGGTAAATGTCTCCCAGCCAGATTTAGCGTGTGAATGAGCGAATCCCTGCTCAACCGTCAGCACAGTATTTAATAATAGTACCCCTTGCTTAGCCCAAGCGCTTAAATCGCCGTGTTCAGGTGTTGTAAAACCTTCGATGTCATTCGTTAATTCTTTATAAATGTTAGCTAATGATGGCGGTGGTTTTATGCCTTTTTTAACCGAAAAAGACAGCCCCTGGGCTTGATTAGGCCCGTGGTAAGGGTCTTGGCCTAATATCACCACTTTAACCTCTGACAGTGGTGTTAAATCAAAAGCGGCAAACACTTCATCATCTGGTGGATAAACAACTTTATCATCCGCTCTTTGTGAAGCTATAAAGTTCTGCAAATGTTGATAATATGGCTGTGTTTGTTGTTGTTCAAACAGCTCTTGCCAATGGGAAGTCATCTACATATATTCCTTAAAAAGTAAGCGATAAGTTAGTAAACTACTCAGTCTTTAGTTTACTATTAACAGATTAATCACTCTTATGACTAATTATGATGCTATTACACCAGAATTCAGACAATAACAAAAACACCGCTAAAAATGGTTTTACCCTTATTGAACTGGTCGTTGTTATCATCATACTTGGGATTATTGCGGTTGTTGCCTTACCAAAGTTTATCGATTTAGGCCAAGATGCTAAAATCGCAACGGTAAAAGCCACTGGTGGAGCATTTTCTTCAGCGGTATCATTGGCGCACATAAAATGGGCCGTTATGGGTTATTCAGGTCCCGCTGATAATTTAGCTATTTTCAGCCAGGCGGGAGCCGATGGCGAACTTGATATGAATTTATGGGGTTATCCCGCACAAAATTATCCACCTTACGAAGCTTCTCCAAGACTTAATAATATTAATGACTGCCTCTCAATATGGCCTACTCTGTTACAGGATGGTCCAAGTGTTTCCAACAGTACAGATAGAGGTACCTCTGATTATCAAGCTGAATATATCAACCCAGATCAATGTCGATATAACTACAACTCATTAGCACTTATGTCGATATATTATGACTCACGTAACGGCCAAGTCTTAGTCGATTCAGATCCCAACAGCTAATTTTTTACCTGATATTTTCAAATAAAAACGTTACACTCAGTGGAAAATTAACTTACCAACAAAGTGGATCTGATGTCTGAAACCAAAACAGAATTAACCATGTATCAAATTGCTGATCAATTTATTGCCCTAGCTAATCAACTAAGCCAACAAGAAAATGATATTGGTAAAGTGGGTACTGCAATGAGATTTGCCTCAGCACGTTTTAATGCGTTCGAAGCCTCTATTAAATCAGCTGATCTTGCAGCTGAAAAAGATCATGCATTAGCTTGGTTCTCTGATGAATTTAAAGCCATGCTAAAAGAAAATTTAGAAGATCATATTGCTAACCCACCTGTAGCTGCTGAGCAACAAGAACAAAAAAATGATGATAGCGTGCAGATGTTTAAAGGCGTCTAATCTCTATTAGATACAATGATTAGTCACAGTGATTAGTCACAGTAATCAAACTTAGCTATCTATCAACATCCCTAGCAGATTACCGCTAGGGATGACTTTAACCTGCTAATAGTAGACTTTCGTACGATTAATCCTCGATACTCACTCTATAAATTCATCTTTCCAGTCAATATCAACCACGAGTAGCCGATTAAAACTGAGCGCTAAAACAACGTGTAGACAACTCTAATTGATAGTAAAATCAGTACAACACCTGACAGTCTATCTATCAATTTTGTCTTTTCACGTAATTTAGGCAATACAGCTGAATGCGATAATACAAATGCAATAATGGTGTACCACACGCCATCAATAATGAGCGGCGTAAATACAATCAACGCTTGGCCCGTTATCGTTTGAGCAGCCAATACAAACTGACTAAATAAGGCGAGAAAAAATAATAAAATCTTTGGATTAAAAAGTGAAATAGCTAAACCATCTCGGGCAGCAACCCATAAACTAGTAGGTTGTCCTGCTGCTAATTTCTGCTGCATTCCCCCTTTAGACCCAAGAGCTTGAATGCCCATCCAAGCTAAGTAAATCGCCCCTGTTAGCGCTATAGTATTAAAAATTAATGGCGACGCTTTCAATATTGCGGCCAAACCTAACAAGGTCACAAGAGCATATATACCAATCCCAATTGAATGCGCCCAAGCACACACTACTCCGTGTAATCTCCCACCACTGAGAGTATGCCTTACCACCATGGCTAAACTAGGCCCTGGAGACATAGCTCCCAGACAGCATATTGCTAATAGCCCCAGCCAAGTACTTAATGTCATAACACCTCTTCTTTACAGTTACTTAATCATCAATTTTTGTGTGAAAATAACGTTTAACAACCAATTAAGTGTGCACTGCTAATCTAGCGCCACTGATATGGATTGATATATTAACGTATTTACAGGACAAACCTATGGCAACATTAATGATGATATTACTCTTGGTTATTTTTAGCGCCGTAGGGATATTGATATTGGCTAAAATTAAAGGTAAATCGATTCCAACCTTGGTGATAGTAATGCTCATTTTTATGGGGATCTGTTTTGCAGGCGTTATTGCGTTTGTTAATAAAGGCGAAAACTACCAAGCTTACCAAACATTGCGCTGGCAGCCGCTTGAATCAGAGAAAATTGCTGGCTATGTTGCACAAGGTTATATTGTGTTTGTCGATATAACAGCCGACTGGTGTGTACCCTGCCAAACGAATAAAGCCAACGTACTTCATCGCGAACAAGTCGTAAATCAATTAAACCAACAGCACATTATTCTTATGCAAGGTAACTGGACCCAAGCCGATGCCGTTATTGAGCAATATATGGGGCAACAAGGGGCTGCTGGCACGCCGTTTAATAAAATCTATGGATCATCCTACCCTGAGGGTATTGAGTTGCCTAAAGCGCTGATTATTGACGATGTGTATCGAGCATTAGCTTTAGTCGTCAAATAAGATACTTAATCTTCAAGAAATATTTAGTCTTCAAGAAAGATACTTAAAAATGCTCTCAATAAAAAAGACTGCCGCAGCAGTCTTTTTAGTTTTTGATTTGTATTTTACATGTCGCTAACGCTTAAAAGCGATAATTTACACGGCCATAATAGAAACCGCCGTTGTAATCAAATGGACCACTTTCATAGTACACCGCACCTAGCTCACCTAATGTGCCGTCTTTCAACTTCTGCGCTTCTTGATCGAAGATGTTATTAGCACCTAATGATACGGTTAAGTTATCAAGCACTGCATAACTCACTTCAAGATCGATAGTCACTGCAGCATCAGCCGTTTCAGAACCCCAATCAGAAGTATCATCAGCATGAGTGGCATAGTATTCACCAAACATATTGCCACGAACTGACATGCTTAAATCATCCCAGCTTTGGCCCCAAGTAAGGGTAGCACGATGTGCAGGTATACCATCTTCTAAACGGCGTACCTTACCAGCATCAGTTGTTTCAGGGTCATACTTATCAACACTGGTATCAGTCCAACCATATGCTAAGCTGAACTTGGCATCACCTGATAGCATTTCTGTAGTGTAAGACGCTACAACATCAACACCTTGAGTCGTTGTATCAAAGTCATTAGTGTAGAAAGTTACCGCAGAGATTAACTCAGGGAATTCAACACCAGCGGCTCTTAATGCATCATAGTCACTTGCTTTAACCGAAATTTGACTTGATTGTGCAATACGACCAGTAACTTCGATGTTGTAGTAATCAACCGTTAAGAACAAGTTCTCATATTGATATACAAAACCAGCCGCATAGCTAACAGACTCTTCTGGTTTAAGTACTTCGCCACCATAAAAAGCC
This region of Shewanella livingstonensis genomic DNA includes:
- a CDS encoding prepilin-type N-terminal cleavage/methylation domain-containing protein — protein: MLLHQNSDNNKNTAKNGFTLIELVVVIIILGIIAVVALPKFIDLGQDAKIATVKATGGAFSSAVSLAHIKWAVMGYSGPADNLAIFSQAGADGELDMNLWGYPAQNYPPYEASPRLNNINDCLSIWPTLLQDGPSVSNSTDRGTSDYQAEYINPDQCRYNYNSLALMSIYYDSRNGQVLVDSDPNS
- the ung gene encoding uracil-DNA glycosylase, which produces MTSHWQELFEQQQTQPYYQHLQNFIASQRADDKVVYPPDDEVFAAFDLTPLSEVKVVILGQDPYHGPNQAQGLSFSVKKGIKPPPSLANIYKELTNDIEGFTTPEHGDLSAWAKQGVLLLNTVLTVEQGFAHSHAKSGWETFTDSVLKQLDQQASPIIVVCWGNHAIKKGRLITASHHHVLNGPHPSPLSAYRGFFGCGHFSSINRLLIEQGSKPINWQI
- a CDS encoding thioredoxin family protein gives rise to the protein MATLMMILLLVIFSAVGILILAKIKGKSIPTLVIVMLIFMGICFAGVIAFVNKGENYQAYQTLRWQPLESEKIAGYVAQGYIVFVDITADWCVPCQTNKANVLHREQVVNQLNQQHIILMQGNWTQADAVIEQYMGQQGAAGTPFNKIYGSSYPEGIELPKALIIDDVYRALALVVK
- a CDS encoding DUF3144 domain-containing protein, coding for MSETKTELTMYQIADQFIALANQLSQQENDIGKVGTAMRFASARFNAFEASIKSADLAAEKDHALAWFSDEFKAMLKENLEDHIANPPVAAEQQEQKNDDSVQMFKGV
- a CDS encoding LysE family translocator, whose product is MTLSTWLGLLAICCLGAMSPGPSLAMVVRHTLSGGRLHGVVCAWAHSIGIGIYALVTLLGLAAILKASPLIFNTIALTGAIYLAWMGIQALGSKGGMQQKLAAGQPTSLWVAARDGLAISLFNPKILLFFLALFSQFVLAAQTITGQALIVFTPLIIDGVWYTIIAFVLSHSAVLPKLREKTKLIDRLSGVVLILLSIRVVYTLF